One segment of Pontibacter akesuensis DNA contains the following:
- the guaA gene encoding glutamine-hydrolyzing GMP synthase, with the protein MPEKILILDFGSQYTQLIARRVRELNVYCEIYPYNNVPELTDEVKGVIFSGSPCSVRDAEHPSIDLSQFQGKVPVLGVCYGAQLMAFESGGEVTPSTIREYGRARLTEIHNSDRLLKELTIGSVVWMSHGDTIYEIPDSIEVIASTDSVRVAAYKFRDHETYGIQFHPEVTHSDEGKTLLRNFVVHICGCVQDWTSEQFIEATVADLQQQIGNDKVVLGLSGGVDSSVAAMLIHQAIGKNLYCIFVDNGLLRKDEFETVLDSYKHMGLNVKGVDSKNRFYDALAGISDPELKRKAIGRVFIEVFDDEAHQIEDVKWLAQGTIYPDVIESMSVKGPSATIKSHHNVGGLPDFMKLKVVEPLKTLFKDEVRLVGKTLKIDDTILGRHPFPGPGLAIRILSDVTPQKVAILQQVDHIFISNLKKTGLYDEVWQAGAILTPVQSVGVMGDERTYEHVVALRAVTSIDGMTADWSRLPYEFLADVSNEIINKVKGVNRVVYDISSKPPATIEWE; encoded by the coding sequence ATGCCAGAAAAAATTCTTATCCTCGATTTCGGCTCCCAATACACCCAGCTTATTGCCAGAAGGGTACGCGAGCTTAATGTTTACTGTGAGATTTACCCGTACAACAACGTGCCGGAACTTACAGATGAAGTGAAAGGCGTTATCTTTTCGGGCAGCCCCTGCTCGGTACGCGACGCGGAACACCCCTCCATCGACCTTAGCCAGTTTCAGGGAAAAGTGCCTGTTTTGGGTGTGTGCTACGGTGCGCAGCTGATGGCCTTTGAGAGTGGCGGCGAAGTAACGCCTTCCACCATCCGCGAGTATGGCCGCGCCCGCCTCACGGAGATTCACAACAGCGACCGCCTGCTGAAAGAGCTCACCATTGGCTCCGTTGTGTGGATGTCGCACGGCGATACCATTTACGAGATTCCGGATAGCATTGAGGTGATTGCCAGCACCGACTCGGTTCGCGTGGCCGCCTACAAATTCCGTGACCATGAAACCTATGGCATCCAGTTCCACCCTGAGGTAACGCATTCCGATGAGGGCAAAACGCTACTGCGCAACTTTGTGGTGCACATTTGCGGCTGCGTGCAGGACTGGACTTCAGAGCAATTCATAGAAGCTACCGTGGCCGACCTGCAGCAGCAGATCGGAAACGACAAAGTGGTTCTGGGCCTTTCGGGCGGTGTGGACTCCAGCGTGGCTGCCATGCTCATCCACCAGGCGATTGGCAAAAACCTCTACTGCATTTTTGTGGACAACGGCCTGCTCCGCAAAGACGAGTTCGAAACCGTGCTGGACTCTTACAAGCACATGGGCCTGAACGTGAAAGGCGTTGATTCTAAGAACCGTTTCTACGACGCCCTTGCCGGCATCAGCGATCCGGAACTGAAGCGCAAAGCCATTGGCCGCGTGTTTATCGAGGTGTTTGATGACGAAGCGCACCAGATTGAGGATGTGAAGTGGCTGGCCCAAGGCACTATATACCCGGACGTGATTGAATCGATGAGCGTAAAAGGTCCTTCAGCCACCATCAAGTCGCACCACAACGTGGGTGGCTTGCCAGACTTTATGAAACTGAAAGTGGTGGAGCCGCTGAAGACGCTCTTCAAAGACGAGGTGCGCTTAGTGGGCAAGACACTGAAGATTGACGATACCATACTTGGCCGCCACCCTTTCCCGGGACCGGGTCTGGCTATCCGTATACTTAGCGATGTAACGCCGCAGAAAGTAGCCATCCTGCAGCAGGTAGACCATATCTTTATCAGCAACCTGAAAAAGACGGGCTTGTATGACGAAGTATGGCAGGCAGGCGCCATTCTAACGCCGGTGCAATCGGTTGGTGTGATGGGCGATGAGCGCACCTACGAACATGTGGTGGCGCTGCGAGCCGTGACAAGTATAGACGGCATGACAGCCGACTGGAGCCGATTACCGTATGAATTCCTGGCCGACGTGTCGAACGAGATCATCAACAAGGTAAAAGGCGTAAACCGTGTGGTGTACGACATCAGCTCTAAACCACCGGCCACTATTGAGTGGGAATAA
- a CDS encoding DegT/DnrJ/EryC1/StrS family aminotransferase — protein MEDIKMTATKAPYAKLKPALDAAFSAVMASMDFENGPQVTRFARSLENYLQVPLALPSAHAAAALKAALRLLQLPRGAEVIVPAFGDAALVAVLQESDYLPVLADVDAQTFTLTSATVEKVITPTTAAILVTHLFGQCAPLQELVALAQQHKLWLIEDATQALGARYKMAGGEGGYAGIHGHLGITSFFPTKPLLDAGEGAAVLVNDAGLVARLQEQQEGGRAYPEEHISLGALEAAMMEVKLTFVEEYNAARQTIAKYYDQAFAAVAEIQTPAHTHYAEHIYQQYTIAVAPELRDGLRRHLEANYIPSAVYYPAPQGLSLSRRDFPTAARLSESILCLPLHSELKEEQLAYICQHVINYVKQNSAF, from the coding sequence ATGGAAGATATCAAAATGACCGCCACCAAAGCACCCTACGCGAAGCTTAAACCAGCGCTGGATGCTGCGTTTAGTGCCGTGATGGCCAGTATGGATTTTGAGAACGGGCCACAGGTAACGCGCTTTGCCCGAAGTCTGGAAAATTACCTGCAGGTGCCCCTCGCGCTACCCAGTGCCCATGCAGCCGCGGCACTTAAGGCAGCGCTTCGGCTGCTACAACTCCCACGTGGGGCAGAAGTAATTGTTCCTGCCTTCGGCGATGCAGCTTTGGTAGCGGTGCTACAGGAATCAGATTACCTCCCTGTGCTGGCTGATGTGGATGCACAGACATTTACGCTAACCTCTGCAACTGTAGAAAAAGTTATCACACCCACTACAGCCGCTATTCTGGTGACGCACCTCTTTGGCCAATGCGCACCGCTGCAGGAACTGGTGGCACTGGCACAGCAGCATAAGCTGTGGCTGATCGAGGATGCGACCCAGGCGCTCGGGGCCAGGTATAAAATGGCTGGGGGAGAGGGAGGCTATGCCGGCATTCACGGCCACTTGGGGATTACCAGCTTCTTTCCTACAAAGCCTTTGCTGGATGCCGGAGAAGGAGCCGCCGTGCTTGTAAATGATGCAGGTTTAGTTGCCAGGTTGCAGGAACAGCAGGAAGGGGGAAGAGCGTATCCGGAGGAGCATATTAGTCTTGGCGCACTGGAGGCGGCCATGATGGAGGTGAAACTGACGTTTGTGGAGGAGTATAATGCCGCCCGCCAAACGATAGCCAAGTACTACGATCAGGCATTTGCTGCGGTAGCGGAAATTCAAACACCTGCTCACACTCATTACGCCGAACATATTTATCAGCAATACACTATTGCCGTGGCTCCCGAATTACGTGATGGACTGCGGCGGCACCTGGAGGCTAACTATATCCCGAGCGCTGTTTATTATCCTGCGCCACAAGGCTTAAGTTTAAGCCGGAGAGACTTTCCGACGGCAGCGCGGCTAAGCGAAAGTATCCTATGCCTGCCGCTGCACTCCGAGCTGAAGGAGGAGCAACTGGCATACATCTGTCAACATGTGATAAATTATGTTAAGCAGAATTCTGCATTTTGA
- a CDS encoding ABC transporter substrate-binding protein codes for MKNRFWNYAATLAVAGMLALPAQAQTQDPATAYSNAKVLLQQQRYDLAMAELLPLTDGNSGYAPEASYFYALAALKGNKPDEAYKMLLQLQNQHASWAGMADADYLLANVLFEQGEYERALSKLQELQGSALATDAEGLKRYYLTRVTDRAKYEQLLRRFGSDKTVAQVYADKLIGGWYRPQDRQSLERLVQQHNLDRSRYLSKNALSSAGFEVAVLLPFQLNQDYAQTARNSKNKFVTDMYAGMRMAQDTLKKQGINVKLFAYDTSADTMGVKRILSQPELQQMDLIIGPIYKSAAMVAGRFAAKNNINVVNPLSQSLDVADGNSNIFLFESSIATQARQAATYAYQNFSPKTALILFENAKDDTTFAYHYRQQFQKLGGKVVGYRKFSPNQAAATASLFRGLNLQDVGHMAVFSDKMTAAVNATSLLQSKAQKLPLVTYDKWLDINQISLSQLDNLEVYFVSPKYINKETPANKWFQQAYTSKYNLPPSQYAYTGFEMLYYFGRMLQEYGPQFNQQLSAAGVQPGLIFTGIGYTNPNQRGQLQPDNQYVPITKLENLQLSVVNPVF; via the coding sequence ATGAAAAATCGCTTCTGGAATTATGCCGCTACCCTGGCCGTGGCAGGTATGCTCGCACTACCCGCACAGGCACAGACACAGGACCCTGCCACCGCCTACAGCAACGCTAAGGTACTTTTGCAGCAACAGCGCTACGACCTGGCTATGGCAGAGCTGCTGCCCCTAACCGATGGAAACAGTGGCTATGCGCCGGAGGCATCTTATTTCTATGCGCTGGCAGCACTGAAAGGCAATAAGCCAGACGAAGCCTACAAAATGCTGCTGCAGTTACAGAACCAGCATGCAAGTTGGGCGGGTATGGCCGATGCCGATTACCTTTTGGCGAACGTGCTGTTTGAGCAGGGCGAGTACGAGCGGGCGCTGAGCAAGCTGCAGGAGCTGCAGGGTTCTGCCCTGGCCACCGATGCTGAGGGCCTGAAGCGCTACTACCTCACCCGCGTAACAGATCGTGCAAAGTATGAGCAACTGCTGCGCCGCTTCGGCTCAGATAAAACGGTGGCGCAGGTATACGCCGATAAGCTGATCGGGGGCTGGTACCGCCCTCAGGACCGCCAGAGCCTGGAGCGCCTGGTGCAGCAGCACAACTTGGACCGCAGCCGCTATCTCAGCAAGAATGCGTTGAGCAGTGCAGGCTTTGAGGTGGCTGTCCTCCTCCCCTTCCAGCTAAACCAGGATTACGCCCAGACTGCTCGCAACAGCAAGAACAAGTTTGTAACGGATATGTATGCAGGCATGAGAATGGCACAGGACACCCTGAAGAAGCAGGGCATAAACGTGAAGCTGTTTGCCTACGATACCAGTGCCGACACCATGGGTGTGAAACGCATACTAAGCCAGCCGGAACTGCAGCAGATGGATCTGATTATCGGCCCCATCTATAAGTCTGCCGCCATGGTGGCGGGGCGTTTTGCGGCCAAGAACAACATCAATGTCGTCAATCCCTTGTCTCAAAGCCTGGATGTGGCGGACGGCAATTCAAACATTTTTCTATTTGAGTCGTCTATCGCCACTCAGGCCCGGCAGGCCGCCACTTACGCATACCAGAACTTCTCACCCAAAACGGCGCTCATACTTTTCGAAAACGCCAAAGACGATACGACCTTTGCTTACCACTACCGCCAGCAGTTCCAGAAGCTCGGCGGCAAAGTTGTGGGCTATCGGAAATTCAGCCCGAACCAGGCGGCCGCCACGGCCAGTCTCTTCAGGGGGCTGAACCTGCAGGACGTGGGGCACATGGCAGTATTTTCAGACAAGATGACCGCCGCCGTGAACGCCACCAGTTTGCTGCAGAGCAAGGCCCAGAAACTTCCGTTGGTTACGTATGATAAATGGCTTGACATCAACCAGATTTCCCTTAGCCAGCTTGATAACCTGGAGGTATACTTTGTGAGCCCGAAGTACATCAATAAGGAAACACCTGCCAACAAGTGGTTTCAGCAGGCCTATACCAGCAAGTATAACCTACCCCCGTCGCAGTATGCGTACACTGGTTTTGAGATGCTGTACTACTTCGGGCGGATGCTGCAGGAGTACGGGCCGCAGTTCAACCAGCAGCTTAGCGCTGCGGGCGTGCAGCCGGGTCTTATTTTCACAGGCATTGGCTACACGAACCCCAATCAGCGCGGCCAGCTGCAGCCTGACAACCAGTACGTACCGATCACCAAACTAGAGAACCTGCAACTATCCGTCGTTAATCCTGTTTTCTAA
- a CDS encoding endonuclease/exonuclease/phosphatase family protein, which produces MGCSKLPSTSSKGKLNTIAFYNTENLFDTKNDPKTKDEAYLPDGARQWTQERYQAKLKKLATTIESIAGDEGPAIVGLGEVENEQVVRDLISTSPLKKYNYGIIHHDMPDEEGLDVALIYRPKAFKPTATESLKVDYKDRNFRSREILQVKGQLRGELVTIYVNHWPTPSRTRRGKEDDKYQRLAAATLRREIKKQQDIDPNAKIIVMGDFAAEPKSEVMQKVLKATGRPNPAYNEELFNTHYMSFVNGLGSYHSRGDFQMYDQIMVSKSLLNEQGGLQFVRGSAGIHDPVPTKYTLGKFRETPRSTYNGNLYLGGTSSHFPVYIQVRKERR; this is translated from the coding sequence ATGGGTTGCTCTAAACTCCCTTCTACCTCCAGCAAAGGGAAACTGAACACTATCGCCTTTTACAACACTGAAAACCTGTTCGACACGAAGAACGACCCAAAAACCAAGGACGAGGCCTATCTGCCCGACGGCGCACGGCAATGGACGCAGGAACGCTACCAGGCAAAGCTGAAGAAGCTGGCCACCACCATCGAAAGCATAGCTGGCGATGAAGGACCTGCCATTGTTGGATTGGGCGAAGTGGAGAATGAGCAGGTAGTGCGGGACCTTATCAGCACCTCCCCCCTTAAGAAGTATAACTACGGCATTATTCATCACGATATGCCGGATGAGGAAGGACTGGACGTAGCGCTGATTTACCGGCCAAAGGCGTTCAAGCCTACCGCAACAGAAAGTTTGAAAGTAGATTACAAAGACCGAAACTTCCGCTCCAGGGAAATCCTGCAGGTAAAGGGCCAACTGCGCGGGGAACTGGTTACCATTTACGTAAACCACTGGCCTACCCCCAGCCGCACGCGCCGTGGCAAGGAAGATGATAAATATCAGAGGCTAGCCGCAGCAACGCTTAGGCGCGAAATAAAGAAGCAGCAGGACATAGACCCGAACGCTAAGATTATTGTAATGGGAGATTTTGCGGCAGAACCCAAATCTGAAGTAATGCAAAAGGTGCTCAAAGCCACCGGAAGGCCTAATCCCGCCTATAATGAGGAGCTGTTCAACACGCATTACATGTCTTTTGTGAATGGCCTGGGCAGCTACCACAGCCGGGGAGACTTCCAGATGTATGACCAGATCATGGTGTCTAAATCTTTGCTAAATGAGCAGGGAGGGCTGCAGTTTGTGCGCGGCTCAGCGGGCATACATGATCCGGTACCTACCAAGTATACCTTGGGCAAGTTCAGGGAAACACCGCGCAGCACCTACAACGGCAATTTATACCTGGGAGGCACCTCCAGCCATTTTCCGGTATACATCCAGGTGCGCAAAGAGCGACGCTAA
- the fsa gene encoding fructose-6-phosphate aldolase → MKFFIDTANLQEIQEAYDLGVLDGVTTNPSLMAKEGIFGHDNVIAHYKKICEIVDGDISAEVIATDYEEIIREGEALAQLHPNIVVKVPMIRDGVKAIRYFSDKGIKTNCTLVFSAGQALLAAKAGATYVSPFIGRLDDISTDGMQLIEQIVLIFGNYGYQTQVLAASVRHSMHLLQCAEIGADVVTCPLNVITSLLKHPLTDSGLEKFLADHAKGNK, encoded by the coding sequence ATGAAATTCTTTATCGACACTGCGAATCTGCAGGAAATCCAAGAGGCATATGACCTCGGTGTTCTTGATGGCGTTACGACCAACCCGTCCCTGATGGCAAAAGAAGGCATCTTCGGCCACGACAACGTAATTGCGCACTACAAAAAGATTTGTGAGATTGTGGATGGAGACATCAGTGCCGAGGTAATCGCCACCGATTATGAAGAAATTATTCGCGAAGGCGAGGCATTGGCTCAACTGCACCCGAACATCGTGGTGAAGGTTCCGATGATCCGCGACGGCGTAAAAGCGATCCGTTACTTCAGCGACAAAGGCATCAAAACAAACTGCACCCTGGTGTTCTCGGCCGGACAGGCATTGCTGGCTGCAAAAGCAGGAGCCACATACGTTTCTCCTTTTATCGGTCGATTGGATGATATCTCTACAGACGGCATGCAGCTGATCGAGCAGATTGTACTTATCTTCGGCAACTACGGCTACCAGACACAGGTACTGGCTGCCTCTGTACGCCACTCCATGCACCTGCTGCAGTGCGCCGAGATCGGTGCCGACGTGGTAACCTGCCCGCTCAACGTGATCACGAGCCTGCTGAAGCACCCGCTTACTGACAGTGGACTAGAGAAGTTCCTGGCAGACCACGCGAAAGGCAATAAATAA
- the dnaN gene encoding DNA polymerase III subunit beta — MKFIVSSSALLKQLSSINGVVTNNPVVPILENFLFEINNSTLTITASDLETSMITELPVEAKENGRIAAPARILLETLKNLPDQPVTFTIDEETYTIEISSANGRYKLSGENATDFPRVPSVQGGNSIEIPSNVLARAINKTIFAVSTDELRPAMTGIFVQLRSENVTFVATDGHRLLRYRRSDVGTAQEASIIVPRKAFTLLKSTLPSEATVVRMEFNQSNAFFSFDNIRMICRLIDERYPDYENVIPVQNPNKLVIERSDLQSSVKRISIYSNKTTHQIRLKLSGSELQVSAEDLDFSNEANERLSCQYEGEDMEIGFNAKFLMEMLNNIDSDEITFELSTPNRAGLLMPIVNEEAEDVLMLVMPVMLNNYV; from the coding sequence ATGAAATTTATCGTCTCTTCCTCTGCTCTACTGAAGCAGCTATCCAGCATTAACGGCGTGGTTACAAACAACCCTGTTGTACCCATCCTGGAGAACTTCCTGTTCGAGATCAACAACAGCACCCTTACCATCACAGCCAGCGACCTGGAGACATCCATGATCACCGAGCTGCCGGTGGAGGCGAAGGAGAACGGACGCATTGCCGCGCCTGCCCGCATCCTGCTGGAAACGCTCAAGAACCTGCCGGACCAGCCCGTTACCTTCACGATAGACGAAGAGACCTATACCATCGAGATCAGCTCTGCCAACGGCCGCTATAAGCTGTCCGGTGAGAATGCAACAGACTTCCCGCGCGTGCCTTCGGTTCAGGGAGGTAATTCAATCGAGATTCCATCAAACGTGCTGGCACGGGCAATCAACAAAACCATCTTTGCTGTCAGCACGGACGAGCTTCGCCCGGCCATGACGGGTATCTTTGTGCAGCTGCGCTCTGAGAACGTAACGTTTGTGGCCACAGACGGTCACCGCCTGCTGCGCTACCGCCGTTCTGACGTGGGCACAGCCCAGGAGGCTTCGATCATCGTGCCGCGCAAGGCCTTCACTTTGCTGAAGTCTACATTGCCTTCTGAGGCCACTGTGGTGCGCATGGAGTTTAACCAGTCCAATGCATTCTTCAGCTTTGATAACATCCGCATGATTTGCCGCCTGATTGATGAGCGATATCCGGACTACGAGAACGTGATCCCGGTGCAGAACCCGAACAAGCTGGTTATTGAGCGCTCTGACCTGCAAAGTTCCGTAAAGCGAATCTCTATCTACTCCAACAAAACAACGCACCAGATTCGCCTGAAACTGTCAGGATCAGAGCTGCAGGTGTCTGCTGAGGACCTTGATTTCTCTAACGAGGCAAATGAGCGCCTGAGCTGCCAGTACGAAGGAGAGGACATGGAAATCGGTTTCAATGCCAAGTTCCTGATGGAGATGCTGAACAACATCGACTCCGACGAAATCACTTTTGAGCTGTCTACCCCGAACCGTGCTGGTTTGCTGATGCCGATTGTGAACGAGGAAGCAGAGGACGTGCTGATGCTGGTGATGCCAGTGATGCTGAACAACTACGTATAA
- the hemL gene encoding glutamate-1-semialdehyde 2,1-aminomutase, whose protein sequence is MIKAQTSNDLFQRAQNSIPGGVNSPVRAFKAVGGNPRFMVSAKGAYMYDEDGNKFIDLINSWGPMILGHAPELVEKAVRDAIPNSLSFGTPTRKEVEIAELIVSMVPSIEKVRMVNSGTEATMSAIRVARGFTGRDKIIKFEGCYHGHGDSFLISAGSGAITLGVPDSPGVTKGTANDTLTAPYNNLQAVQTLVDANKGQVAAIILEPVAGNMGLVTPAAGFLQGLRDLCDKEGIVLIFDEVMTGFRLAKGGAQELYGVTPDMSTLGKIIGGGMPVGAYGGKTEIMNYVAPAGPVYQAGTLSGNPIAMSAGMAMLTYLNEHPEVYTQLEQTTSRMVAGMQQNLQQAGQQYTINQVGSMFSIFFTDQPVTDFDSAKTSDTTLFGRYFNAMLERGIYLAPSQYESLFVSTAITPEVADQYVQANLEALQEAHQA, encoded by the coding sequence ATGATAAAAGCACAAACAAGCAACGACCTTTTCCAACGCGCACAGAACAGTATTCCCGGTGGTGTTAACTCCCCCGTTCGTGCCTTTAAAGCCGTAGGCGGTAATCCGCGTTTCATGGTGTCGGCCAAGGGAGCGTATATGTATGATGAAGATGGAAACAAGTTCATTGACCTGATTAACTCCTGGGGCCCCATGATTCTGGGGCATGCGCCAGAGCTCGTGGAAAAGGCCGTTCGTGATGCTATTCCCAATTCGCTCTCCTTTGGCACCCCTACCCGCAAAGAGGTAGAGATTGCCGAGTTGATTGTGAGCATGGTGCCAAGCATTGAAAAAGTACGCATGGTTAATTCCGGAACTGAGGCCACCATGTCGGCTATACGCGTGGCGAGAGGCTTTACTGGCCGCGACAAAATCATCAAGTTTGAGGGTTGCTACCACGGCCACGGCGACTCCTTCCTTATTTCTGCAGGCAGCGGCGCCATTACGCTTGGCGTACCCGATAGCCCGGGCGTTACAAAAGGAACAGCCAACGATACGCTTACTGCGCCTTACAACAACCTCCAGGCTGTACAGACACTGGTGGATGCGAACAAAGGACAGGTAGCAGCCATCATCCTGGAGCCGGTTGCCGGTAACATGGGCCTGGTAACGCCAGCCGCTGGCTTCCTGCAAGGCCTGCGCGACCTTTGCGATAAGGAAGGCATTGTGCTGATATTTGATGAGGTGATGACCGGGTTCCGATTGGCCAAAGGCGGTGCGCAGGAGCTTTATGGCGTTACGCCTGACATGAGCACCCTCGGCAAGATTATCGGCGGCGGCATGCCGGTTGGTGCCTACGGCGGCAAGACTGAGATTATGAACTATGTGGCCCCGGCAGGTCCGGTTTACCAGGCAGGCACTTTATCCGGAAACCCGATTGCCATGTCGGCGGGAATGGCCATGCTTACTTATCTGAACGAGCACCCGGAAGTATACACGCAACTGGAGCAGACGACAAGCCGAATGGTAGCGGGCATGCAGCAGAACCTGCAGCAAGCGGGCCAGCAGTACACCATCAACCAGGTGGGCTCCATGTTCAGCATCTTCTTCACCGATCAGCCGGTAACGGATTTCGATTCGGCCAAGACTTCCGATACTACTCTGTTCGGGCGCTACTTCAACGCTATGTTAGAGCGGGGTATTTACCTGGCACCGTCGCAGTACGAGTCGCTGTTCGTATCAACTGCTATCACCCCCGAAGTAGCGGATCAGTATGTGCAGGCAAACCTGGAGGCACTGCAAGAGGCACATCAGGCCTAG
- a CDS encoding cell division ATP-binding protein FtsE: MNFSSSPVVSLRDVAIYQDVNTILSNVNFDIEKGEFVYLVGRTGSGKSSLLKTLYGDLPLLSGHASVAEFKIGKLPRKQVPYLRRKVGIIFQDFQLLFDRTVADNLNFVLRATGWNDKSKRKQRISEVLMRVGLDSAANKMPHQLSGGEQQRVVVARALLNEPVILFADEPTGNLDPMVADDIMKLFQEINRQGTAVLMATHNYEIINRYPQRVLKCEHGHVLDSQVQEFNLTNGY; the protein is encoded by the coding sequence ATGAATTTTTCCTCTTCACCGGTTGTGTCGTTGCGCGACGTTGCGATTTACCAGGATGTGAACACCATCCTGAGCAACGTTAATTTTGATATTGAGAAAGGGGAGTTTGTATACCTGGTGGGCCGCACCGGAAGCGGAAAAAGCTCACTGCTCAAAACCCTTTACGGCGATTTGCCGCTGCTGTCGGGCCATGCCTCGGTGGCTGAATTTAAAATAGGAAAGCTGCCGCGGAAGCAGGTGCCGTACCTGCGGCGCAAGGTGGGCATTATTTTTCAGGATTTTCAGTTGCTGTTTGACCGCACCGTGGCCGATAACTTAAACTTCGTGCTGCGCGCCACAGGCTGGAATGACAAATCGAAGCGCAAGCAGCGTATTTCAGAAGTGCTGATGCGTGTAGGGCTTGACTCTGCCGCAAACAAAATGCCCCACCAGTTGTCTGGCGGGGAGCAGCAGCGCGTAGTGGTGGCCCGGGCACTGCTGAACGAGCCAGTTATTCTTTTCGCAGATGAGCCAACGGGTAACCTGGACCCGATGGTGGCGGATGATATCATGAAGCTTTTCCAGGAGATTAACAGACAGGGAACAGCCGTATTGATGGCGACGCACAACTACGAGATCATCAACCGTTACCCTCAACGTGTACTTAAATGCGAGCATGGCCATGTGCTGGATTCGCAGGTACAGGAGTTTAACCTGACCAACGGGTACTAA
- the gldC gene encoding gliding motility protein GldC has translation MKKSEIYFSIALDDNRIPEAISWRATDAGDKIHFAKAINISLWDRDEAGTMKIDLWTKDMPVEEMKYFYIDTMGAMAQSIATATSDEVMARKIQALCKELTDHVEQDRLKNEGK, from the coding sequence ATGAAGAAATCAGAAATATATTTTAGCATAGCCCTGGATGATAACCGTATTCCCGAAGCAATTAGCTGGAGAGCCACGGATGCAGGCGATAAAATCCACTTTGCCAAGGCAATCAACATTTCGCTTTGGGACCGTGATGAGGCTGGCACCATGAAGATTGACCTCTGGACAAAGGACATGCCGGTGGAGGAGATGAAGTATTTTTACATTGATACCATGGGCGCCATGGCCCAGAGCATCGCCACTGCCACAAGCGATGAGGTAATGGCCAGAAAGATCCAGGCCCTCTGCAAAGAGCTGACTGATCACGTGGAGCAGGACCGCTTGAAGAACGAAGGAAAATAG
- a CDS encoding fructose-6-phosphate aldolase — MYIIKVKGKAKIPDYIQLRDSNFVLIAYFRADRPLKNLDRYGLEGKEDELAALISSLEFGKLQKLEL, encoded by the coding sequence ATGTACATCATCAAAGTAAAGGGCAAGGCCAAGATTCCGGATTACATACAGTTGCGCGACAGTAATTTTGTGCTGATTGCCTACTTCAGGGCAGACCGGCCGCTCAAAAACCTCGACCGCTATGGGCTAGAGGGGAAGGAGGACGAGCTTGCCGCCCTGATCAGCTCGCTTGAGTTTGGGAAACTACAGAAATTAGAATTGTAA
- the dcd gene encoding dCTP deaminase: MILTDKQILEEMNKGTILVEPFSRDCLGTNSYDVHLGRYLANYKDEVLDARKHNEIDVFEIPEEGFVLEPGKLYLGVTLEYTETHAHVPFLEGKSSVGRLGIDIHATAGKGDVGFCNTWTLEISVSQKVRVYYGMPIGQLIYFEVSGGIENYYNTKKNAKYNRRTITPVESMMWMNEW; encoded by the coding sequence ATGATTTTAACAGATAAACAGATACTGGAAGAAATGAACAAGGGCACCATTCTGGTAGAGCCTTTTAGCCGCGATTGCCTGGGCACCAACTCCTACGACGTGCACCTGGGCCGCTACCTGGCCAACTATAAGGATGAGGTGCTGGATGCCCGCAAACACAACGAAATAGATGTATTTGAGATACCGGAGGAAGGCTTCGTTCTGGAACCGGGAAAGCTTTACCTGGGTGTAACACTGGAGTATACCGAGACACATGCACACGTGCCGTTCCTGGAGGGCAAATCGAGTGTAGGCCGATTGGGAATTGACATACATGCCACAGCCGGTAAAGGCGATGTCGGCTTCTGCAATACCTGGACGCTGGAGATTTCTGTATCTCAGAAAGTACGCGTTTACTATGGCATGCCGATAGGTCAGCTGATTTATTTTGAGGTTTCAGGCGGAATAGAGAACTACTACAACACCAAGAAGAACGCCAAGTATAATCGCCGCACCATTACCCCTGTGGAATCGATGATGTGGATGAACGAGTGGTAG